From a region of the Thioalkalivibrio sp. XN279 genome:
- a CDS encoding NADPH-dependent 2,4-dienoyl-CoA reductase: MNHYPHLLAPLDLGFTTLPNRVLMGSMHTGLEDRAANYPKLAAYLAERAAGGAGLIVTGGIAPNVAGWVAPFAGKLSARREVPRHRQVTQAVHEAGGRVCMQILHAGRYAYHPLSVAPSPLKSPITPFKPRGLSARGVEAQIRAFARCAALAREAGYDGVEIMGSEGYLINEFIAARTNRREDAWGGDFERRIRFPVEIVRRVREAVGPDFIIIYRLSALDLVEGGSDWEEVLALGHKVQAAGATIINTGIGWHEARIPTIATLVPRAAFAWVTSRLREALDVPVVATNRINTPEVAEGILARGEADMVSLARPFLADAEFVRKAAEGRADEINTCIACNQACLDHTFAGKRSSCLVNPRACHETELVIRPAERPLKVAVVGGGPAGLAAATTAAERGHAVTLFEAAREIGGQFQMARRIPGKEEFSETLRYFRRRLEVTGVELRLGQHATAEGLAAAGFDRVIVATGVVPRTPAIPGIDGPQVLSYIDVLLGRREVGRRVAIIGAGGIGFDVATFLSHPHAGAEPVAEYNQEWGIDPAARAGVEGVEPRPDGTGREIWLLQRKQGKPGRGLGKTTGWAHRLGLQRRGVHMIPGVTYLGVEPAGLRVRIKEAEQLLEVDSIVVCAGQESLSVLATELESRGVRADLVGGALEAAELDAKRAIDQATRLAAAL, from the coding sequence ATGAACCATTACCCGCATCTGCTCGCGCCGCTCGATCTCGGTTTCACCACGCTGCCAAACCGCGTGCTCATGGGCTCGATGCATACCGGTCTGGAAGACCGCGCTGCAAACTACCCGAAGCTGGCGGCATATCTCGCCGAGCGCGCCGCGGGCGGCGCCGGGCTGATCGTGACCGGCGGTATCGCGCCCAACGTCGCGGGCTGGGTGGCGCCCTTCGCCGGCAAGCTGTCGGCGCGCCGGGAAGTGCCGCGCCACCGGCAAGTCACGCAGGCCGTGCATGAGGCGGGCGGGCGGGTGTGCATGCAGATCCTGCATGCGGGCCGTTACGCCTATCACCCCTTGTCGGTGGCGCCGTCCCCGCTGAAGTCGCCCATTACCCCATTCAAGCCGCGCGGCCTGAGCGCCCGCGGCGTGGAAGCGCAGATCCGGGCCTTCGCCCGCTGTGCTGCGCTGGCGCGCGAGGCGGGCTACGACGGCGTCGAGATCATGGGTTCCGAGGGCTACCTCATCAACGAGTTCATCGCCGCGCGCACCAATCGCCGCGAAGATGCCTGGGGCGGCGACTTCGAGCGCCGCATCCGCTTTCCAGTCGAGATCGTGCGCCGGGTGCGCGAGGCCGTCGGGCCCGACTTCATCATCATTTACCGCCTCTCTGCGCTCGACCTGGTGGAAGGCGGCAGCGACTGGGAGGAGGTGCTCGCCCTCGGACACAAGGTGCAGGCGGCCGGGGCGACGATCATCAACACCGGCATCGGCTGGCACGAGGCGCGGATCCCGACCATCGCCACGCTGGTGCCCCGCGCCGCCTTCGCCTGGGTCACGTCGCGCCTGCGCGAGGCGCTGGACGTACCTGTGGTGGCGACCAACCGCATCAACACGCCGGAGGTGGCGGAGGGCATCCTGGCGCGCGGCGAGGCCGACATGGTGAGCCTGGCGCGCCCCTTCCTCGCGGACGCCGAGTTCGTGCGCAAGGCGGCCGAGGGCCGGGCGGACGAGATCAACACCTGCATCGCCTGCAACCAGGCCTGCCTCGACCACACCTTCGCCGGCAAGCGTTCCAGTTGCCTGGTGAACCCGCGTGCCTGCCACGAGACCGAGCTGGTGATCCGCCCCGCCGAACGGCCGTTGAAGGTCGCCGTGGTCGGCGGCGGGCCGGCCGGGTTGGCTGCGGCGACGACTGCAGCGGAGCGCGGGCATGCGGTGACGCTGTTCGAGGCGGCGCGGGAAATCGGCGGCCAGTTCCAGATGGCGCGACGCATTCCCGGCAAGGAAGAATTCTCCGAGACATTGCGCTACTTCCGCAGGCGCCTCGAGGTGACCGGCGTCGAGCTGCGGCTCGGCCAGCACGCGACTGCCGAGGGGTTGGCCGCGGCCGGTTTCGACCGTGTCATCGTGGCGACCGGAGTGGTGCCGCGCACGCCCGCGATCCCGGGCATCGACGGCCCGCAGGTGCTGTCGTACATCGACGTCCTGCTGGGACGGCGCGAGGTCGGGCGCCGCGTCGCCATCATCGGTGCCGGCGGTATCGGGTTCGACGTCGCCACGTTCCTGTCTCATCCGCACGCGGGCGCGGAGCCGGTGGCCGAGTACAACCAGGAATGGGGCATCGATCCCGCCGCACGCGCCGGCGTCGAAGGCGTCGAGCCCCGTCCAGACGGCACGGGACGCGAGATCTGGCTGTTGCAGCGCAAGCAGGGCAAGCCGGGTCGCGGCCTGGGCAAGACCACCGGGTGGGCGCACCGGCTCGGCCTGCAGCGCCGCGGCGTGCACATGATCCCCGGGGTCACTTACCTCGGCGTCGAGCCGGCGGGATTGCGCGTGCGCATCAAGGAGGCGGAGCAGCTGCTCGAGGTGGACAGCATCGTGGTCTGCGCCGGCCAGGAGTCGCTGAGCGTGCTGGCCACCGAGCTCGAGTCGCGCGGCGTGCGTGCCGACCTGGTGGGCGGGGCGCTGGAAGCGGCCGAGCTGGACGCCAAGCGCGCGATCGACCAGGCCACGCGGCTCGCCGCAGCGCTGTGA
- a CDS encoding SprT family zinc-dependent metalloprotease — protein MSAADTPDQLALFGAEAAVVVRRSARARRLSLRVFPHGLVEVVAPQRAAERSIYRFVSDHQAWIQRARREFGASPQARMVDPPAEIGLAAVGEAWVVAYGEGTRRLRAVPGADGGSIRLTGPADPVWRVQQLRRWLQQRGRAVLEPWLAQVAFETGLAYRGVTVRRQRSRWGSCSARHDISLNCALLFLEPALVRHVLVHELAHTRHLNHGPAFWRLVGRLAPDFEAAERELRAAWRSVPAWVNHDPM, from the coding sequence GTGAGTGCAGCGGACACGCCGGACCAGCTGGCGCTGTTCGGCGCCGAGGCGGCCGTCGTCGTGCGGCGGAGCGCACGCGCGCGCAGGCTTTCGCTGCGCGTTTTCCCCCATGGCCTGGTCGAGGTGGTGGCGCCCCAGCGCGCCGCCGAGCGCAGCATCTATCGTTTCGTCAGCGACCACCAGGCCTGGATCCAGCGGGCAAGGCGCGAGTTCGGCGCCTCCCCGCAGGCGCGCATGGTCGATCCGCCCGCCGAGATCGGCCTCGCAGCGGTGGGCGAGGCGTGGGTGGTGGCTTACGGGGAGGGCACGCGAAGACTGCGTGCGGTCCCTGGTGCGGACGGCGGCTCTATCCGGCTGACCGGCCCGGCGGACCCGGTGTGGCGGGTGCAGCAGTTGCGCCGCTGGCTGCAGCAGCGCGGCCGCGCCGTCCTCGAACCATGGCTGGCGCAGGTGGCGTTCGAGACCGGGCTGGCCTACCGCGGCGTGACGGTGCGAAGGCAGCGTTCGCGCTGGGGCAGCTGCTCGGCGCGCCACGACATCAGTCTCAACTGCGCGCTGCTGTTTCTCGAGCCGGCGCTGGTGCGCCACGTGCTGGTGCATGAACTCGCGCACACGCGCCACCTGAATCACGGCCCGGCTTTCTGGCGGCTGGTGGGTCGCCTGGCGCCCGACTTCGAGGCAGCAGAGCGCGAACTGCGCGCCGCCTGGCGCAGCGTCCCGGCCTGGGTCAATCACGATCCGATGTAA